In Deltaproteobacteria bacterium, a genomic segment contains:
- a CDS encoding ABC transporter ATP-binding protein, whose amino-acid sequence MLRLWAYIRPYRRLFFLALASLPLTSLFALTQPYILKLAIDRYVAARDLSGLGHMGLLYAGSLAGEFVCLYVQYYLTMVVAQKSLADLRHDLFAHVQTLPASFFDRNPVGRTVTRLTGDVDVISEMFAAGAMTILMDVVTLLGIVAIMLAIEWRLALVTLALLPVMVLAINFFRLKARESYRAIRERIARLNAYLQEAISGVSVIQLFAQEAKTYRRFEGLNDAHRLANHWANIYEAALFSLVEAVCAISFALIVWYGGGEILAGALAFGTLVAFIEYVQKFFVPIRDFSTKYAVMQSAMASAERVFQLLDTPALIASPPAAKRPAATRGRIEFDHVWFAYKQEDWVLKDVSFVIEPGEKIAIVGATGAGKTSVIKLLNRTYDANRGRVLVDGSDVRQWDLHALRARIGVVLQDVFLFSGTIADNLTLGRPEISPAVVERAATLVNAHHFIERLPERYHAQLRERGSNLSTGQRQLLAFARALARDPPILVLDEATASVDTETELLIQDALAVLMRQRTAVVIAHRLSTIEHSDRILVMHHGQLRECGTHAQLLTARGLYYRLHQLQYRPVAAPAPAAEVGSGAAK is encoded by the coding sequence ATGCTCCGGCTGTGGGCCTACATCCGGCCCTACCGCCGCCTGTTCTTCTTGGCGCTGGCCTCGCTGCCGCTAACCTCGCTGTTCGCCTTGACCCAACCCTACATCCTGAAACTCGCCATCGATCGCTACGTCGCCGCTCGCGACCTCAGCGGTCTCGGCCATATGGGGCTGCTCTATGCCGGCAGCTTGGCCGGTGAGTTCGTCTGCCTGTACGTGCAGTACTACCTGACCATGGTGGTGGCGCAGAAAAGCCTGGCCGACTTGCGCCACGACTTGTTCGCGCATGTGCAAACCCTGCCGGCGTCGTTCTTCGACCGCAACCCGGTCGGCCGCACCGTTACCCGGCTCACCGGTGACGTCGATGTGATCAGCGAGATGTTCGCCGCCGGGGCGATGACGATCCTGATGGATGTGGTCACGCTGCTGGGAATCGTCGCCATCATGCTGGCGATCGAATGGCGCCTGGCCTTGGTAACACTGGCGCTGTTGCCGGTGATGGTGTTGGCCATCAACTTCTTCCGCCTCAAAGCGCGCGAGAGCTACCGCGCCATCCGCGAACGCATCGCGCGCCTCAACGCCTACCTGCAGGAGGCCATCTCGGGCGTGAGCGTCATTCAACTGTTCGCCCAGGAGGCCAAGACTTATCGCCGCTTCGAGGGTCTCAACGACGCCCACCGCTTGGCCAATCACTGGGCCAATATCTACGAGGCGGCCCTGTTCTCGCTGGTCGAAGCGGTCTGCGCGATCTCCTTCGCGCTCATCGTCTGGTACGGCGGCGGCGAAATCCTGGCCGGCGCCTTGGCGTTTGGTACCCTGGTCGCCTTTATCGAGTATGTGCAGAAGTTCTTCGTTCCGATCCGCGATTTCTCGACCAAGTATGCGGTGATGCAATCGGCCATGGCTTCGGCCGAGCGCGTCTTTCAATTGCTCGACACCCCCGCCCTGATTGCCAGCCCACCGGCGGCTAAGCGGCCGGCGGCCACCCGCGGCCGGATCGAGTTCGATCACGTGTGGTTCGCCTACAAACAAGAGGACTGGGTGCTGAAGGACGTTTCCTTCGTGATCGAACCGGGCGAGAAGATCGCCATCGTCGGCGCCACCGGCGCCGGCAAGACCTCGGTCATCAAGCTGCTCAATCGCACCTACGATGCTAACCGTGGCCGAGTGCTGGTCGATGGCAGTGATGTGCGCCAGTGGGATCTGCACGCCTTGCGGGCGCGCATCGGCGTAGTATTGCAGGACGTCTTCCTGTTCTCCGGCACCATCGCCGACAACCTCACCTTGGGCCGGCCGGAGATCTCCCCCGCCGTCGTCGAGCGGGCGGCGACGCTGGTCAACGCCCACCACTTCATCGAGCGGCTGCCCGAGCGCTACCACGCACAGCTGCGCGAACGTGGCAGCAACCTCTCCACCGGCCAGCGCCAGCTGCTGGCGTTTGCCCGCGCCCTGGCGCGCGATCCGCCGATTCTTGTGCTCGACGAAGCGACCGCCAGTGTCGATACCGAAACCGAGTTGCTGATCCAGGACGCGCTCGCCGTGCTCATGCGCCAGCGCACCGCGGTGGTGATCGCTCACCGGCTCTCCACCATCGAGCACAGCGACCGCATTCTGGTGATGCATCACGGCCAGTTACGCGAGTGCGGCACGCACGCCCAGCTCCTGACCGCCCGCGGCTTGTACTACCGGTTGCATCAGTTGCAGTACCGTCCGGTTGCCGCCCCGGCGCCGGCGGCGGAGGTGGGCAGCGGTGCGGCGAAGTGA
- a CDS encoding NAD-dependent epimerase/dehydratase family protein encodes MDKVLVTGVAGGQGNLVARRLARAYEIVGADRTPWKERPRELRFYQLDLRKRRFEDVVRRERPHAIAHLAFIRHFEEAPAVRHQVNLAGTKRVLECCVTYGVKQLVVFSSAYVYGALPENPYYMDEGYPLNGSRTYPDVRDLVEVDTLASAYLWQYPEIAVTIIRPVNVLGYSVHSAIGRYLQLEYVPTAMGFNPMMQFIHEQDVAEAIALAIERRARGVFNLTGPGAVPLKVAIAETGGTAVPLPEVLARPAVRTMFRLGLYPFPPGAIDFVKYPCTLDGSRFAAATGFKPRFGLEEIFASLRS; translated from the coding sequence ATGGACAAGGTGTTGGTTACGGGCGTCGCCGGCGGGCAGGGGAATTTGGTGGCCCGCCGCCTGGCTCGTGCCTACGAGATCGTCGGCGCCGACCGCACTCCCTGGAAGGAGCGCCCGCGCGAGCTGCGCTTCTACCAGCTCGACTTGCGCAAACGGCGCTTCGAGGACGTGGTGCGCCGCGAGCGCCCGCACGCGATCGCGCACCTGGCCTTCATTCGCCACTTCGAGGAGGCCCCGGCGGTTCGGCACCAGGTCAACCTGGCCGGTACCAAACGCGTGCTCGAGTGTTGCGTCACTTACGGCGTGAAACAATTAGTGGTTTTTTCCAGCGCCTACGTCTACGGAGCGCTGCCCGAGAACCCCTACTACATGGACGAGGGCTATCCGCTCAACGGCAGCCGCACCTATCCCGACGTGCGCGATCTGGTGGAGGTCGACACCCTCGCCAGCGCCTACCTGTGGCAGTACCCGGAGATCGCGGTCACGATTATTCGACCTGTAAATGTGCTCGGCTACTCCGTACACAGTGCGATCGGCCGCTATTTGCAACTGGAATACGTGCCGACGGCGATGGGCTTCAACCCCATGATGCAGTTCATCCACGAGCAGGACGTTGCCGAGGCCATCGCGCTGGCCATTGAGCGGCGTGCGCGCGGAGTGTTCAACTTGACCGGGCCGGGGGCGGTGCCGCTCAAAGTGGCGATCGCGGAAACCGGTGGGACGGCGGTGCCGCTGCCGGAAGTGCTGGCGCGGCCGGCCGTGAGAACCATGTTTCGCCTGGGCCTCTATCCCTTTCCCCCCGGGGCGATCGATTTCGTCAAGTACCCGTGCACGCTCGACGGCAGCCGCTTTGCCGCCGCCACCGGCTTTAAGCCCCGCTTCGGGCTCGAGGAGATCTTCGCCAGCCTGCGCAGTTAG
- a CDS encoding aminopeptidase, translated as MRRSERWRRLAAAAAWAVALAAGGCLLAGCSPLYVLRAGYEEARILWRRQPIEELLADPLLDADTKSKLALALDARAFARDRLGLRAAGSFSSFARVDADQVVHVVLAAYRERLELVTWWFPIVGRVPYRGFFDQAEAHAAAAELEAEGYDTVVQPSVAFSTLGWFDDPLLSNLLRLDRVSLAAVIMHELTHNTRYLPGHGAFNESFANFVGYSGTVAFFTARGESDNAARAEQLWQDALAFSAFLGRLTASMRAAYASGIDDSERRRRLSRGQTEFRALPLQTNLYADFARAPLNNASLLHYAMYNERLELFAAMQARARGNLAAAIAQVLQVAAGAADPYAALAAHLGSN; from the coding sequence GTGCGGCGAAGTGAGCGCTGGCGCCGGCTGGCCGCGGCCGCCGCTTGGGCGGTAGCGCTGGCCGCCGGCGGCTGCTTGCTCGCCGGCTGCTCGCCGCTGTACGTGCTGCGCGCGGGTTACGAGGAAGCACGCATCCTGTGGCGCCGGCAACCGATCGAGGAGTTACTGGCAGACCCGCTGCTTGACGCCGACACCAAGAGCAAGCTGGCGCTAGCGCTCGATGCCCGCGCTTTTGCCCGCGACCGACTCGGGCTGCGGGCCGCCGGCAGCTTCAGCAGCTTCGCGCGGGTGGACGCCGATCAGGTGGTGCACGTGGTGCTGGCGGCTTATCGCGAGCGGCTGGAGCTGGTTACCTGGTGGTTTCCGATCGTGGGTCGGGTGCCGTACCGCGGCTTTTTTGACCAGGCCGAGGCGCACGCCGCGGCGGCGGAGCTGGAAGCCGAGGGCTACGATACCGTGGTGCAGCCGTCGGTAGCCTTTAGCACCCTCGGCTGGTTCGATGATCCGTTGCTGTCGAATTTGTTGCGCCTCGATCGGGTGAGCCTGGCAGCGGTGATCATGCACGAGCTGACCCACAACACCCGCTACCTGCCCGGCCACGGCGCCTTTAACGAGTCGTTCGCTAACTTCGTTGGTTACAGCGGCACGGTGGCGTTTTTCACCGCGCGGGGCGAGAGCGACAACGCCGCGCGCGCCGAACAGCTGTGGCAGGACGCGCTGGCGTTCTCGGCATTTCTTGGCCGGCTGACCGCCAGCATGCGCGCAGCCTACGCCAGCGGCATCGATGACAGCGAGCGGCGGCGGCGGCTCAGCCGCGGCCAGACCGAGTTTCGCGCCTTGCCCCTGCAAACCAATCTCTATGCCGACTTCGCTCGCGCTCCACTCAATAACGCCAGCCTGCTGCACTATGCGATGTACAACGAGCGGCTGGAGCTGTTCGCTGCCATGCAGGCACGCGCTCGTGGCAACCTGGCTGCTGCGATTGCCCAGGTGTTGCAAGTCGCCGCCGGCGCCGCCGATCCCTACGCCGCACTGGCCGCGCACCTGGGCAGCAATTGA
- a CDS encoding TIGR04053 family radical SAM/SPASM domain-containing protein: MSATPTAASADTAVGGGRTDLGTLDFERAPFLVIWEVTRACDLACVHCRAEAVPARDPRELSTAEGCQLLEQVAEFGSPLLVLTGGDPIKRPDIYDLISYGDRAGLRMTMTPSGTPLMTHAVIDRLKAAGLARIAVSLDGASAAAHDAFRRVRGSFDWSLDLLGYARSLGLSTQVNTTVTRFNFDDFDALAELMTGLGIDLWSVFFLVPTGRGRPQDEISAEQYEAIFAKMFSLSQEVPFDIKSTAAPHYRRFLLQRRAGARRQRRPLPAVRGLGFAIKDGQSRAPKSVNDGNGFVFISHTGEVFPSGFLPISAGSVRQQRLAAIYRDSELFRTLRDYQQLKGKCGVCEFRDVCGGSRARAFSMTGDYLESDPFCAYVPGPYRKAVAAGTAEPVAAYFARRLAAHCQPDAAAP; the protein is encoded by the coding sequence ATGTCTGCGACACCGACTGCAGCCTCGGCCGACACCGCCGTTGGCGGCGGCCGCACCGACCTCGGCACCCTCGATTTCGAGCGCGCCCCCTTTCTCGTCATTTGGGAAGTCACCCGCGCCTGCGACCTCGCCTGCGTGCATTGCCGTGCTGAAGCCGTGCCCGCGCGCGACCCGCGCGAGTTGAGCACCGCCGAGGGGTGCCAGCTGCTCGAGCAGGTGGCCGAATTCGGCAGCCCGCTGTTGGTGCTCACCGGCGGCGACCCGATCAAGCGGCCGGACATCTACGACCTCATCAGCTACGGTGACCGCGCCGGCCTGCGCATGACCATGACGCCCTCGGGCACGCCGCTGATGACGCACGCAGTCATCGACCGGCTCAAGGCCGCCGGCCTGGCGCGCATAGCCGTCAGCCTCGACGGCGCGAGCGCGGCCGCTCACGACGCCTTCCGGCGCGTACGCGGCTCCTTCGACTGGTCGCTCGACCTGCTGGGGTACGCCCGCAGCCTCGGCCTGTCGACCCAGGTGAACACCACCGTCACCCGTTTCAACTTCGATGACTTCGACGCCCTGGCCGAGCTGATGACCGGCCTGGGCATTGACCTCTGGAGCGTGTTCTTCCTGGTGCCGACCGGGCGCGGGCGGCCACAGGACGAAATCAGCGCCGAGCAGTACGAGGCGATCTTCGCCAAGATGTTCTCTCTGTCACAAGAAGTGCCGTTCGACATCAAGAGCACGGCCGCGCCGCACTACCGGCGCTTTCTGTTGCAGCGGCGCGCCGGCGCGCGCCGCCAGCGCCGCCCGCTGCCGGCGGTCCGCGGTCTCGGCTTCGCCATCAAGGACGGGCAGTCGCGCGCGCCCAAGAGCGTCAATGACGGCAACGGCTTCGTGTTCATTTCACACACCGGCGAGGTCTTCCCCAGCGGCTTCTTGCCGATTTCGGCCGGCAGCGTGCGCCAGCAGCGCTTGGCGGCGATTTATCGCGACAGCGAGTTGTTTCGCACCTTGCGCGACTACCAGCAGCTCAAGGGCAAGTGCGGCGTCTGTGAGTTCCGCGACGTCTGCGGTGGCTCGCGGGCGCGCGCCTTCAGCATGACGGGAGACTACCTCGAGTCGGATCCTTTCTGCGCTTACGTTCCCGGCCCCTAC
- a CDS encoding acyltransferase family protein gives MAARVASLDNHRRQTGRRAKTGDQQGPAAKARVARRPTAAPDGLERLVEFVHQLGNAVNPDVIARLNDEIAHRMHKVPVRLNRYGYDPWGFHVDSARRALQVTALFYRYYFRAEASGIEHLPPGRVLLIANHAGQIAIDGTMIATAAFLYGDPPRILRAMGEYWLPTVPFVSELLARIGSVVGTPKNCVDLLNNDEAVLVFPEGVRGMNKLFSQRYQLQEFGLGFVRLALETKTPIVPVAVVGSEEQAPAIANVRWLARLLGMPAFPVTLTWPWLGPLGLIPLPAKYRIYFGKPMRFSGNPHDEDRVIQRHVDKVKSAIQSMLERGLRERTGVFF, from the coding sequence ATGGCTGCGCGCGTTGCCTCACTGGACAACCACCGCCGGCAGACGGGCCGGCGCGCCAAGACCGGCGACCAGCAGGGGCCAGCGGCCAAGGCTCGCGTCGCCCGCCGGCCCACCGCGGCGCCGGACGGGCTCGAACGTCTGGTGGAGTTCGTGCACCAGCTCGGCAACGCCGTCAATCCTGATGTCATCGCCCGTCTCAACGACGAGATCGCGCACCGCATGCACAAGGTGCCGGTGCGGTTGAATCGCTACGGCTACGACCCCTGGGGCTTTCACGTCGACAGCGCCCGGCGCGCGCTGCAGGTTACGGCGCTGTTCTACCGCTACTACTTCCGCGCCGAGGCCAGCGGTATCGAACACCTGCCGCCCGGGCGCGTGCTGCTCATCGCCAACCACGCCGGCCAGATAGCTATCGACGGCACGATGATCGCCACCGCCGCCTTCCTCTACGGCGACCCGCCGCGCATCCTGCGCGCCATGGGTGAGTATTGGCTGCCAACCGTCCCGTTTGTCAGCGAGTTGCTCGCCCGCATCGGCTCGGTGGTCGGCACGCCGAAGAACTGCGTTGACCTGCTCAACAACGACGAAGCGGTGTTGGTGTTTCCCGAGGGCGTGCGCGGCATGAATAAACTCTTCAGCCAGCGCTATCAGCTGCAGGAGTTCGGCCTTGGCTTCGTGCGCTTGGCGCTCGAGACCAAAACGCCGATCGTGCCGGTGGCGGTGGTGGGCTCGGAGGAACAAGCCCCGGCGATCGCTAACGTGCGCTGGCTGGCGCGCCTGCTCGGCATGCCCGCCTTCCCGGTCACGCTCACCTGGCCATGGCTCGGGCCGCTCGGTTTGATCCCGCTGCCGGCGAAGTACCGCATCTATTTCGGCAAGCCGATGCGGTTCTCCGGTAACCCTCACGACGAGGACCGCGTCATCCAGCGCCACGTCGACAAGGTGAAGAGCGCGATCCAGAGCATGCTCGAACGCGGCCTGCGCGAGCGCACCGGGGTGTTCTTCTAG
- a CDS encoding VCBS repeat-containing protein, with translation MTESRTQLLCAAVALGLIAGCQATRPVPATAPAEPAAPVAVSSPLTYEPARQGLPSGKIFKSQISFGDINGDGNPDIGFVTRLADGPFIFAGDGKGHWTDASNGLPRETFCGGGVEFADINNDGKTDVAVADHCKGVYVFLGDGAGNWKAASSGLPTIGCEDVAIGDFDKDGCADLVVIAASEEGIRTFRGDCKGTWRERTEGLPQNEWGNALAVGDVDGDGNLDIAAAYSAGPRVWLGNGKGGFREGSEGLPAPDVHGLYMFGIALGDVNGDGKLDLAASSAVPGIEVFLWDNGKWKVSSTGLMPMNALGVAFGDLNNDGKTDLVVAGKTNLEEIGGVYGVFPFLGDGQGNWKLVETTTLPLTGRERTWGVGLADVDRDGVLDIGVAFGDVLSPTYRTGGKKDAAKKAGDQKADTKFDPKAKLDPKSQGPERGRFGSIEVWRGRISR, from the coding sequence ATGACGGAATCGAGAACGCAACTGCTGTGCGCGGCGGTAGCTCTAGGGCTGATCGCGGGGTGTCAGGCAACTCGGCCAGTGCCGGCGACAGCGCCCGCCGAGCCCGCGGCCCCGGTGGCGGTGTCGTCGCCGCTGACCTACGAACCGGCCCGCCAGGGGTTGCCCAGCGGCAAGATCTTCAAGTCGCAGATCAGCTTCGGCGACATCAATGGCGACGGCAATCCGGACATTGGCTTTGTCACCCGTTTGGCCGATGGCCCGTTCATTTTCGCTGGCGACGGCAAAGGTCACTGGACCGACGCTTCGAACGGACTGCCGCGCGAGACCTTCTGCGGCGGCGGCGTGGAGTTCGCCGACATCAACAACGACGGCAAGACGGACGTAGCCGTTGCCGATCACTGCAAGGGGGTATACGTCTTCCTCGGCGACGGAGCCGGCAATTGGAAGGCCGCCTCATCCGGTTTGCCGACCATCGGATGCGAGGATGTCGCCATCGGTGATTTCGATAAAGACGGCTGCGCCGATCTGGTTGTTATCGCCGCGTCCGAGGAGGGTATTCGCACCTTCCGCGGCGATTGTAAGGGAACGTGGCGGGAACGAACCGAAGGGTTGCCTCAAAACGAGTGGGGTAATGCGCTGGCGGTGGGTGACGTCGACGGCGACGGTAATCTGGATATCGCCGCGGCCTACTCTGCCGGCCCGCGGGTGTGGCTCGGCAACGGCAAAGGGGGCTTCCGCGAAGGCTCAGAAGGTCTGCCGGCTCCCGACGTGCACGGGTTGTACATGTTTGGGATCGCCCTTGGCGACGTGAACGGAGACGGCAAGCTGGACTTGGCCGCTTCCAGTGCGGTGCCGGGGATAGAGGTGTTTCTCTGGGACAACGGCAAGTGGAAAGTGTCGAGCACCGGCTTGATGCCGATGAACGCGCTCGGCGTCGCCTTTGGCGATCTGAACAACGACGGCAAGACCGACCTAGTCGTCGCCGGTAAGACTAATCTGGAGGAAATCGGCGGCGTCTACGGCGTGTTCCCGTTCTTGGGTGACGGCCAGGGCAACTGGAAGCTGGTGGAAACCACTACGCTGCCGCTGACTGGTCGCGAGCGAACCTGGGGTGTCGGCTTGGCCGATGTCGATCGCGACGGCGTCCTCGATATCGGTGTAGCTTTCGGCGACGTGCTTTCGCCGACATACCGCACTGGCGGCAAGAAAGACGCAGCCAAGAAGGCGGGCGACCAGAAAGCCGACACCAAGTTCGACCCGAAAGCCAAGCTCGACCCCAAGTCCCAAGGGCCAGAGCGTGGCCGCTTCGGCTCCATCGAGGTCTGGCGCGGGCGCATCAGCCGTTGA
- a CDS encoding ABC transporter ATP-binding protein, protein MGRLRGYLWRYRRRYLAGGACLLVTASLAMSVPYLLKQAIDAVEQGQPYRNVLVFAAAIIAIALVQGLVRTCSRVLIFNAGRDVEYDLRNDLFAHLQRLPQSYYHAQQTGDLMSRLVNDVTAVRLLLGPAILNLVNTPIYYVYAVSIMLSLDATLTLMALLPYPLLLWLVKYYSRQLMEGTLHVQERLAEVSSAVQENLSGIHVVQSYVAEAAETAKFEQINRRFLADSIELAKVRGRMFPAMKVASSLGTLVVLWYGGAHVISGRLSLGDLVAFIGYLALLAWPTMALGWMLSVLQRGRAALQRLEHIFAAVPEIRDAPDAAPLPLVRGRIEFRNVDFAYHTPHNGHQVLDNISFTVEPGQQLALVGRTGSGKSTIARLLPRLADVSAGAILLDGRDIRTLPLQQLRRSIAFVPQDPFLFSDTIADNVGFVLDPVDQAAVERAAQAAGIADEIAAFRYGYDTIIGERGITLSGGQRQRLTLARAIAAAPQVLVLDDALASVDTRTERRILRALREILHGRTSIVIAHRISTIQDADMIAVVDDGRIVEVGDHNALLARAGFYADLYRQQSLEEELAEL, encoded by the coding sequence GTGGGGCGACTGCGGGGTTATCTGTGGCGCTACCGGCGGCGATACCTCGCCGGTGGTGCCTGCTTGCTCGTCACTGCCTCGCTGGCGATGAGCGTCCCCTACCTGCTCAAGCAGGCGATCGACGCCGTCGAGCAGGGGCAACCCTACCGCAACGTACTGGTCTTCGCGGCTGCGATCATCGCGATTGCGCTGGTCCAGGGGCTGGTGCGCACCTGCTCGCGGGTACTCATCTTCAATGCCGGCCGCGACGTCGAGTACGACCTGCGCAATGATCTCTTCGCGCACCTGCAGCGGCTGCCGCAGTCTTACTATCACGCGCAACAGACCGGCGACCTCATGTCCCGGCTGGTCAACGACGTCACCGCGGTGCGGCTGCTGCTAGGCCCGGCCATTCTCAATCTCGTCAACACTCCAATCTATTACGTTTACGCCGTGTCGATCATGCTGTCGCTCGATGCCACGCTCACGCTCATGGCGCTGTTACCCTATCCGCTGCTGCTCTGGCTGGTGAAGTACTACAGCCGCCAGTTGATGGAAGGGACACTGCACGTGCAGGAGCGGCTGGCGGAGGTGAGCAGCGCGGTGCAGGAGAACTTGAGCGGCATCCACGTGGTGCAGTCATACGTCGCCGAAGCGGCCGAGACGGCTAAGTTCGAGCAGATCAACCGGCGCTTCCTCGCCGACAGTATAGAGCTGGCCAAGGTGCGCGGCCGGATGTTTCCAGCCATGAAGGTGGCCTCCAGCCTCGGCACGTTGGTGGTGCTGTGGTACGGCGGGGCGCACGTGATTAGCGGCCGGCTGAGCCTCGGCGATCTGGTGGCGTTCATCGGCTACTTGGCCTTGCTAGCGTGGCCGACCATGGCGCTGGGCTGGATGCTGTCGGTGCTCCAGCGTGGCCGCGCCGCATTACAGCGGCTCGAACACATCTTCGCGGCTGTGCCCGAGATCCGCGATGCCCCCGATGCTGCGCCGCTACCGCTCGTGCGCGGCCGCATCGAGTTCCGCAACGTCGATTTCGCTTACCACACGCCGCACAACGGCCATCAGGTGCTCGACAACATCAGCTTTACCGTCGAGCCGGGACAGCAGCTCGCTTTGGTCGGCCGCACCGGCAGCGGCAAATCGACCATCGCCCGGTTGTTGCCACGCCTGGCCGATGTCAGCGCCGGCGCCATCCTGCTCGATGGCCGCGATATCCGCACACTGCCGCTGCAGCAGCTGCGCCGCAGCATCGCCTTTGTGCCGCAAGACCCTTTCTTGTTTTCCGACACCATTGCCGACAACGTCGGCTTCGTGCTCGACCCGGTTGATCAGGCCGCCGTCGAGCGAGCGGCACAGGCGGCGGGTATCGCCGACGAGATCGCCGCCTTTCGTTACGGCTACGACACCATCATCGGCGAGCGCGGCATCACGCTCTCCGGCGGCCAGCGCCAGCGCCTGACGCTGGCCCGCGCCATCGCTGCCGCCCCGCAGGTCCTCGTGCTCGACGACGCGCTCGCTAGCGTCGACACCCGCACCGAGCGGCGCATCCTACGGGCGCTGCGCGAGATCTTGCACGGCCGCACCAGCATCGTGATCGCTCACCGCATCTCCACCATTCAGGACGCCGACATGATCGCAGTCGTCGACGACGGCCGCATCGTCGAGGTCGGCGACCACAACGCGCTGCTGGCGCGCGCCGGCTTTTACGCCGATCTCTACCGCCAGCAGAGCCTGGAAGAGGAGCTGGCCGAGCTGTGA